The following proteins come from a genomic window of Cronobacter muytjensii ATCC 51329:
- a CDS encoding NAD(P)H-dependent oxidoreductase, protein MHALIVVSHPSEHSLSHSVAHALADGVKSASAQHSVEIADLTREGFNPVFNEGDYAAFMKTAPVPPDVAKEQARIDNADALVLVFPVYWWSMPGLLKGWIDRVFANGWAYEERPEGGIVKKLGHLPVHLVGIGGADRKTYEKHDYRQAYHTQIAHGIFDYCGAPVINNALLFLPDLSTPDAATDRARAIGAKIFAARA, encoded by the coding sequence ATGCACGCTTTGATCGTGGTTTCCCATCCGTCAGAACACTCTCTGTCCCACAGCGTCGCGCATGCGCTGGCCGACGGCGTGAAAAGCGCCAGCGCGCAGCACAGCGTGGAGATTGCCGACCTCACCCGCGAAGGCTTCAACCCGGTGTTTAACGAGGGCGACTACGCGGCGTTTATGAAAACCGCGCCGGTGCCGCCGGACGTCGCGAAAGAGCAGGCACGCATCGATAACGCCGACGCGCTGGTGCTGGTTTTTCCGGTCTACTGGTGGTCGATGCCCGGGTTGCTGAAAGGCTGGATCGATCGCGTCTTCGCGAACGGCTGGGCGTATGAAGAACGCCCTGAGGGCGGGATCGTGAAAAAGCTGGGGCATCTGCCGGTACACCTGGTCGGCATCGGCGGAGCGGATCGCAAAACGTACGAGAAACATGATTACCGCCAGGCGTACCACACGCAGATAGCTCACGGGATTTTCGACTACTGCGGCGCGCCGGTTATCAACAATGCGCTGCTGTTTCTGCCGGATCTCAGTACGCCCGACGCCGCAACCGACCGGGCACGCGCGATCGGCGCGAAGATCTTCGCCGCCCGGGCGTAA
- the pth gene encoding aminoacyl-tRNA hydrolase: MTIKLIVGLANPGAEYAATRHNAGAWYVDLLAERFRAPLKEEAKFFGYTSRININGNDVRLLVPTTFMNLSGKAVAALATFYRITPDEILVAHDELDLPPGVAKFKLGGGHGGHNGLKDIISKLGNNPNFHRLRLGIGHPGDKNKVVGFVLGKPPVSEQKLINEAVDEAARCTEIWLQDGLTKATNRLHSFKAQ, translated from the coding sequence GTGACGATTAAACTGATAGTGGGCCTTGCCAACCCCGGCGCGGAATATGCTGCCACTCGCCATAACGCGGGCGCATGGTATGTAGATTTGCTGGCGGAACGCTTTCGCGCGCCGCTGAAAGAAGAAGCCAAATTTTTTGGTTATACCTCGCGCATTAATATCAACGGCAATGATGTGCGTCTGCTGGTGCCGACCACTTTTATGAACCTGAGCGGTAAGGCTGTGGCGGCGTTGGCCACCTTTTACCGCATCACGCCCGATGAAATCCTGGTCGCGCATGATGAGCTGGATCTCCCGCCGGGCGTGGCGAAATTCAAGCTCGGCGGCGGTCACGGCGGTCATAACGGCCTGAAAGACATCATCAGCAAGCTTGGCAATAACCCGAACTTTCATCGTTTACGACTCGGCATTGGTCATCCGGGCGATAAAAATAAAGTTGTCGGTTTTGTACTTGGCAAACCGCCGGTCAGCGAGCAAAAGCTCATAAACGAGGCCGTTGACGAAGCGGCGCGCTGCACCGAAATCTGGCTGCAGGACGGCTTAACCAAAGCCACTAATCGCCTGCACAGTTTTAAAGCGCAATAA
- a CDS encoding DUF6138 family protein, with protein sequence MSVFAPLRAPQALALINRWFDDTTERFTSPDAPPDHPLRAGDYSLMLNVESRRVTLEERDEGEADDDPAGWHGALSPDEVRADWLAPLTALIGARLDMLRRETPFRYCRFHIEARFATSEGLLQTTLFEHRDTRYIDELRQAMQAYQRDVLEKGDAPTDPTSTLFYCGNALNHDLFPQPDLPALLRDCERIQQLNKGSAALAEHRHWIAYLLSDYVERECLPRWFTVQENAWRERQYERRPDTPPPAADESELLLYTAVIILRFEPSYSKSKGLQLLTLAQQLGIKKAAAYLKTGTGVLAQDVATFESEQVKCAANDVIAQVTVQIREETAAAYEQALAFLCRLLAHEFPRSYALKLKSGAKHGLPVKGLARNDTHRFFANALTFERLHPALERYARAAMRQYEWYSDAQAEKCCMPGSYAVFGLALASEAYFPLLADYMALLDDEHQSVQDGFINAFVARYALNARTAPALVACLRCATDALKLKLSPSEDADLLHALAMAFRDLSPDEACAVLFRLWGKPERLAKRAAKTSGETDARWQALLEAAGLSQA encoded by the coding sequence ATGTCTGTGTTTGCCCCATTACGCGCCCCGCAGGCGCTGGCGCTGATTAACCGCTGGTTCGACGACACCACGGAACGCTTTACGTCGCCCGACGCGCCACCCGATCATCCGCTGCGCGCGGGCGACTATTCGCTGATGCTGAATGTTGAGTCGCGTCGGGTGACGCTTGAGGAGAGGGACGAGGGAGAGGCTGATGACGACCCTGCCGGGTGGCACGGCGCGCTGTCGCCCGATGAGGTGCGCGCCGACTGGCTCGCGCCGCTGACGGCGCTTATCGGGGCGCGGCTCGACATGCTGCGGCGCGAGACGCCGTTCCGCTATTGCCGTTTCCATATTGAAGCCCGTTTCGCCACGAGCGAGGGGCTGTTGCAGACCACGCTCTTTGAGCATCGTGATACGCGATACATCGACGAGCTGCGTCAGGCGATGCAGGCGTATCAGCGCGACGTGCTGGAGAAGGGCGACGCGCCAACCGATCCGACGTCGACGCTTTTTTATTGCGGTAACGCGCTAAATCATGACCTCTTCCCGCAGCCGGATCTTCCGGCGCTGTTGCGCGACTGCGAGCGCATCCAGCAACTGAATAAGGGCAGCGCCGCGCTTGCCGAACACCGCCACTGGATAGCGTATCTTCTGAGCGACTATGTGGAGCGCGAGTGTCTGCCGCGCTGGTTTACGGTGCAGGAGAACGCCTGGCGCGAGCGGCAGTATGAGCGCAGGCCCGACACGCCGCCGCCTGCGGCAGACGAAAGCGAACTGTTGCTGTATACCGCCGTGATCATCCTGCGTTTTGAGCCCTCTTACAGCAAATCGAAAGGGCTGCAACTTCTGACGCTGGCGCAGCAGCTCGGCATTAAAAAAGCCGCCGCGTATCTGAAAACCGGCACCGGCGTGCTGGCGCAGGACGTAGCGACGTTTGAGAGCGAGCAGGTGAAATGCGCCGCTAACGATGTTATCGCGCAGGTGACGGTGCAGATCCGCGAGGAGACGGCTGCGGCCTATGAGCAGGCGCTGGCGTTTCTGTGTCGACTGCTGGCCCATGAATTCCCGCGCAGCTATGCCCTTAAGCTGAAGTCTGGCGCGAAGCACGGGTTGCCAGTGAAGGGCCTCGCGCGCAATGACACGCACCGGTTTTTCGCCAACGCGCTGACGTTTGAAAGGCTGCATCCGGCGCTTGAGCGTTACGCGCGCGCGGCGATGCGCCAGTATGAGTGGTACAGTGACGCGCAGGCGGAAAAATGCTGTATGCCGGGCAGCTACGCCGTTTTCGGGCTGGCGCTGGCGAGCGAGGCGTATTTCCCGCTGCTGGCGGATTATATGGCGCTGCTGGATGACGAGCACCAGTCGGTACAGGATGGTTTCATTAACGCCTTTGTGGCGCGCTATGCGCTTAACGCCCGGACGGCGCCCGCCCTGGTGGCGTGCCTTCGCTGCGCTACCGACGCGCTAAAGCTAAAACTTTCACCGTCGGAAGACGCCGATCTGCTGCATGCGCTGGCGATGGCGTTTCGCGATTTATCGCCTGACGAGGCCTGCGCTGTGCTGTTCCGGCTGTGGGGCAAGCCGGAACGGCTGGCGAAACGGGCGGCGAAAACCAGTGGTGAGACTGACGCGCGCTGGCAGGCGCTGCTGGAGGCCGCCGGTCTTTCGCAGGCGTAA
- the ychH gene encoding stress-induced protein YchH, protein MKRKNASLLGNFLMGLGLVVMVVGVGYSILNQLPQLNLPQFFAHGAILSIFVGAVLWLAGARIGGHEQVCDRYWWVRHYDKRCKRNHHSS, encoded by the coding sequence ATGAAACGCAAAAACGCGTCGTTGCTCGGCAACTTTTTGATGGGGCTGGGGTTAGTTGTCATGGTCGTCGGGGTCGGTTACTCCATTCTTAACCAGTTGCCGCAGCTTAATCTGCCACAATTTTTCGCGCACGGCGCCATATTGAGTATTTTTGTCGGGGCTGTGCTCTGGCTTGCGGGCGCCCGTATCGGCGGTCATGAACAGGTATGCGATCGCTACTGGTGGGTGCGCCATTATGATAAACGCTGTAAGCGAAACCATCACTCCAGCTAA
- the pdxR gene encoding MocR-like pyridoxine biosynthesis transcription factor PdxR translates to MKPGYREIYQRYRQNIRDGVLKPGDRVPSIRLLAQELQVAKKTVEAAYAVLVGEGYLVSRGPQGTCVNPALASVPRPAVPAPAHPAGNDGLLTLHEPDGFLRPGIPSLDRFPYKKWLLLCARATRAMRPEEMVNPPVAGFAPLRAAIASYLTISRGVACDADDIFITSGYRGNLLLTLQALLGHGDRVALEEPGYFVGQRLLKARAPALYPVPVDDEGIQVAHLQRHCPDARLAIVTPSHHSPLGVTLSLPRKQQLLAWASQHNAWIVEDDYDGEFHYTRNVLPSLKSLDTDDRVIYIGTFSKTIMPSVRIGYLVMPRSARQAFLESGALFTGGQPLLMQKILAAFLSGGDFYAHLKKMRALYARRREMAIRALHQVYPGVFATPLEDGGMHVVAYLKTATCDEALARVWQQHQLQVNALSPWYLLPEKRYGLIIGYTNLRSQEEAVALLTRAVADTRALLGETG, encoded by the coding sequence ATGAAACCGGGCTATCGCGAGATTTACCAGCGTTACCGCCAGAATATCCGCGACGGCGTATTGAAACCGGGCGACCGCGTGCCGTCCATCCGTCTGCTGGCGCAGGAGTTACAGGTCGCGAAGAAAACCGTCGAGGCGGCCTACGCGGTGCTGGTAGGCGAAGGCTATCTGGTAAGCCGCGGGCCGCAGGGCACCTGCGTCAACCCGGCGCTCGCGTCAGTACCGCGCCCGGCAGTGCCAGCGCCAGCGCACCCGGCCGGTAACGATGGCCTGCTCACCCTTCACGAACCTGACGGCTTTTTGCGCCCCGGCATTCCGTCGCTGGACCGCTTTCCTTATAAGAAATGGCTGCTGCTGTGCGCGCGCGCAACGCGCGCCATGCGCCCGGAAGAGATGGTAAACCCGCCCGTCGCGGGCTTCGCGCCGCTGCGCGCGGCCATCGCCAGCTATCTGACCATCTCGCGCGGCGTGGCATGTGACGCCGACGATATTTTCATCACCAGCGGCTATCGCGGCAACCTGCTGCTCACCCTCCAGGCGCTGCTGGGCCACGGCGACCGCGTGGCGCTGGAAGAGCCAGGGTATTTTGTGGGGCAGCGGCTGCTGAAAGCCCGCGCGCCTGCGCTGTATCCGGTGCCGGTGGATGATGAGGGCATACAGGTAGCGCATCTGCAACGCCACTGCCCGGACGCCCGGCTCGCCATCGTGACGCCCTCGCATCACAGCCCGCTTGGCGTCACGCTCTCGCTGCCGCGCAAGCAGCAATTGCTCGCATGGGCGTCTCAGCACAACGCGTGGATTGTGGAAGATGATTACGACGGCGAGTTTCACTACACGCGTAACGTGCTGCCGTCGCTGAAAAGCCTTGATACCGATGATCGCGTGATTTACATCGGCACCTTCAGCAAGACCATTATGCCCTCGGTACGCATCGGCTATCTGGTGATGCCGCGGTCGGCCAGACAGGCTTTCCTCGAAAGCGGCGCCCTCTTCACCGGCGGCCAGCCGCTGCTGATGCAGAAGATTCTGGCGGCGTTTTTAAGCGGCGGCGATTTCTACGCGCACCTGAAGAAAATGCGCGCGCTTTATGCCCGGCGGCGTGAAATGGCTATCAGGGCGCTGCACCAGGTCTATCCCGGCGTGTTTGCCACGCCGCTTGAGGATGGCGGCATGCATGTCGTGGCCTATTTAAAAACGGCCACCTGCGACGAGGCGCTCGCCCGCGTCTGGCAGCAGCACCAGTTGCAGGTGAACGCGCTCTCGCCCTGGTACCTGCTGCCCGAAAAACGTTACGGGTTAATTATCGGTTACACCAATCTTCGCTCGCAG
- a CDS encoding phage antirepressor KilAC domain-containing protein — MMIPLENLNAQDQSVTMSSREIAKLTGIAHSEVKRMIKSLETAQRLSQPIGITLYERDGEMRQEFLLNKRDSLLTVARISPAFTAEMLDRWQERERNASLPDFTNPAAAARAWAEQYEKRQRAEQQLALFAPKAEFFDRFVQVEESLGFRQLCKMLKVKEPEFRQFLLERNIMQRANGTLVPQHHHLQAGYFTLRSGVGENLHTFSQPRFTARGVKWVASLWAAHLAAQTSGAAA; from the coding sequence ATGATGATTCCGCTGGAAAATCTTAATGCTCAGGATCAATCGGTCACAATGAGCAGCCGTGAAATCGCTAAGTTGACAGGTATTGCCCACAGTGAAGTGAAGCGCATGATCAAAAGCCTGGAGACGGCGCAGCGCCTGTCCCAACCCATCGGCATTACGCTCTACGAGCGGGATGGAGAGATGCGTCAGGAGTTCCTGTTAAACAAACGTGATTCGCTGCTGACGGTCGCGCGTATTTCGCCGGCGTTTACCGCTGAAATGCTTGACCGCTGGCAGGAGCGCGAACGTAACGCCAGCCTGCCGGACTTTACCAACCCGGCCGCCGCCGCGCGCGCCTGGGCCGAGCAGTATGAAAAGCGTCAGCGGGCGGAGCAGCAGCTGGCTCTCTTCGCCCCTAAAGCCGAGTTCTTTGACCGTTTCGTGCAGGTTGAAGAGTCGCTGGGCTTTCGCCAGCTGTGCAAAATGCTCAAGGTGAAGGAGCCGGAGTTCCGCCAGTTCCTGCTGGAGCGCAACATTATGCAGCGCGCCAACGGCACGCTGGTGCCGCAGCACCATCACCTCCAGGCGGGTTACTTTACGCTGCGCTCGGGCGTGGGCGAAAACCTGCATACGTTCTCTCAACCGCGCTTTACGGCGCGCGGCGTGAAATGGGTGGCGAGCCTCTGGGCGGCGCACCTTGCCGCACAAACCAGCGGCGCCGCGGCCTGA
- a CDS encoding carboxymuconolactone decarboxylase family protein yields the protein MNTRVNHYQAVPALVNTLMNASAALKKSSLSPTLKHLIDLRASQLNGCAFCVDMHCKEARMAGERELRLYHLAVWRESPLFSAQEKAALALTEAMTRIDESGVSDALYHKAREHFSETEIAEIAFAIAIINSWNRLQLVSQMAPGSQDAAFGLARAGLE from the coding sequence ATGAATACGCGCGTAAACCATTACCAGGCCGTTCCGGCGCTGGTCAACACGCTGATGAACGCCAGCGCGGCGCTGAAAAAAAGCAGCCTGTCGCCGACACTCAAGCATCTGATTGACCTTCGCGCGTCGCAGCTTAACGGCTGCGCGTTCTGTGTCGATATGCACTGTAAAGAGGCAAGGATGGCGGGCGAGCGCGAACTGCGGCTGTATCATCTGGCGGTATGGCGCGAGTCGCCGCTCTTCAGCGCGCAGGAGAAAGCGGCGCTGGCCTTAACAGAAGCGATGACACGTATTGATGAGTCTGGCGTCAGCGACGCGCTGTACCACAAAGCGCGCGAGCATTTCTCCGAAACGGAGATCGCGGAAATCGCTTTTGCCATTGCTATCATCAATAGCTGGAACCGACTGCAATTGGTGTCGCAAATGGCGCCCGGCAGCCAGGATGCCGCGTTCGGCCTGGCGCGCGCCGGGCTCGAATGA
- a CDS encoding MerR family transcriptional regulator has protein sequence MLLQVGELAKRAGLTVRTLHHYESLGLLIPSGRTAAGYRLYNRDDIQRLHHIQALTRMGLSLAQVRECLESGSVTLPEVIDTQIAMLNAQLKRTETLRDRLVALREGLLAGDEPDLQEWLKTLELMTMYEKWFSPDELKQLPFAQQNTDREAQWAALVSEVKEAVRRGMSVSDPAAQALATRWMETLERDTAGNPAFLTRLNEMHAAEPMMRDQTGITPDIIDWITHAFAESKLAIYQRYLTPEEFAFTREHYFDRMMEWPPLVAKLHEAVDAQLDPESEEARGLAAHWLALFESFAGRNPQTQQKFREAMMREPHLSKGTWMTPEVLGWLQQAFGALMQAQGAAPAR, from the coding sequence ATGTTGCTACAGGTGGGTGAACTCGCGAAGCGCGCCGGACTGACGGTTCGCACGCTACACCACTACGAAAGCCTCGGGCTGCTCATTCCCTCCGGCCGTACTGCCGCCGGCTATCGGCTCTATAACCGTGATGATATTCAGCGTCTGCATCATATTCAGGCGCTAACGCGGATGGGGCTGAGCCTGGCGCAGGTGCGGGAGTGCCTGGAGAGCGGTAGCGTGACGCTGCCGGAGGTTATCGACACGCAAATCGCCATGCTTAACGCGCAGCTCAAACGTACCGAGACGCTGCGCGACCGGCTGGTGGCGCTGCGTGAAGGGCTTCTGGCGGGCGACGAACCGGATCTTCAGGAATGGCTTAAGACACTGGAGTTGATGACGATGTATGAGAAATGGTTTTCCCCGGACGAACTGAAACAGCTGCCGTTCGCGCAGCAAAATACCGATCGCGAGGCGCAGTGGGCGGCGCTGGTGAGTGAGGTAAAGGAAGCCGTGCGTCGGGGTATGTCGGTAAGCGACCCGGCCGCGCAGGCGCTCGCCACACGCTGGATGGAGACGCTGGAGCGCGATACCGCCGGCAATCCGGCGTTTCTGACGCGCCTTAATGAAATGCATGCTGCCGAACCCATGATGCGCGACCAGACCGGGATTACGCCTGATATCATCGACTGGATAACGCACGCGTTTGCCGAGAGTAAGCTCGCTATCTACCAGCGCTATCTGACGCCGGAAGAGTTTGCGTTCACCCGCGAGCACTATTTCGATCGCATGATGGAGTGGCCGCCGCTGGTGGCGAAACTGCATGAAGCGGTAGACGCGCAGCTCGATCCTGAAAGCGAAGAGGCGCGCGGGCTCGCCGCGCACTGGCTGGCGCTGTTTGAGTCGTTCGCGGGGCGTAACCCGCAAACGCAGCAGAAATTTCGGGAGGCGATGATGCGCGAGCCGCATCTCTCTAAAGGCACCTGGATGACGCCGGAAGTGTTGGGCTGGCTGCAACAGGCGTTTGGCGCGCTGATGCAGGCGCAGGGGGCTGCGCCTGCGCGTTAA
- a CDS encoding YecA/YgfB family protein yields the protein MNEGPLTEKELQWLDDMLEKYGSEESIVDVAELDGLLTAVLSGPRSIEPSEWLVALWGGQNRIPRWSNEREMNRFMELCFQHMNDIADRLAEFPEQFDPLFGERETEGQAFTVVEEWCFGYMRGVTLSDWSSLPETLQPALDAIALHGKEENFPQLEALSPQELEERFAAIRPAALALHDYWIAQPDAIPEPQQPVVSEQKPGRNDPCFCGSGKKYKQCCLH from the coding sequence ATGAACGAAGGCCCATTGACCGAAAAAGAGCTGCAATGGCTTGACGATATGCTGGAAAAATATGGCAGCGAGGAGTCGATTGTCGATGTCGCCGAGCTGGATGGCCTGCTGACCGCCGTGCTTTCCGGCCCACGCAGCATTGAACCGAGCGAATGGCTGGTGGCGCTCTGGGGCGGACAAAACCGCATTCCGCGCTGGAGCAACGAGCGTGAGATGAACCGCTTTATGGAACTGTGCTTCCAGCATATGAACGATATCGCCGATCGCCTCGCGGAGTTCCCGGAGCAGTTCGATCCGCTGTTTGGCGAGCGCGAGACCGAAGGCCAGGCGTTCACCGTGGTGGAAGAGTGGTGCTTTGGCTATATGCGCGGCGTGACGCTGAGCGACTGGTCGTCGCTGCCGGAGACGTTACAGCCCGCGCTGGACGCCATCGCCCTGCACGGCAAAGAAGAAAACTTCCCGCAGCTGGAGGCGCTTTCACCGCAAGAGCTGGAAGAACGTTTCGCCGCTATCCGCCCCGCCGCGCTGGCTTTACACGATTACTGGATTGCGCAGCCGGACGCGATTCCTGAGCCGCAGCAACCGGTAGTGTCCGAACAGAAACCGGGGCGTAACGATCCCTGTTTTTGCGGCAGCGGTAAAAAATATAAGCAGTGCTGTCTGCACTAA
- a CDS encoding TetR/AcrR family transcriptional regulator: protein MSDTRTRTRLSRDERHIQLMAVAWEIIRDEGTEALTLGRLAERAGVTKPVVYDHFTSRSGLLAALYREYEQRQNRKMDEAIARTTPELAPLASVIADAYIECVLLQGREMPNVMAALTGTPELEKLRQEYACDFIAKCRTLFAPFRGADTLRDAALWAMFGAAEGLSWAVTIGAIDATQAKAELRDAIVGMVEKG from the coding sequence ATGTCTGACACCCGTACGCGCACGCGCCTTAGTCGCGATGAGCGGCACATCCAGTTAATGGCCGTTGCCTGGGAAATTATCCGCGACGAGGGCACCGAGGCGCTGACGCTGGGCCGGCTGGCGGAACGGGCGGGCGTTACTAAACCAGTGGTGTACGATCACTTTACCAGCCGCTCCGGCTTGCTGGCGGCGCTCTATCGCGAGTATGAACAGCGCCAGAACCGCAAAATGGACGAGGCGATTGCGCGCACGACGCCCGAACTGGCACCGCTTGCGTCAGTCATCGCCGATGCCTATATCGAATGTGTGCTGTTGCAGGGCCGCGAAATGCCGAACGTGATGGCGGCGCTTACCGGTACGCCGGAGCTGGAAAAACTACGCCAGGAGTACGCCTGCGACTTTATCGCCAAATGCCGCACGCTTTTTGCGCCGTTTCGCGGGGCTGACACGCTGCGCGACGCCGCGCTGTGGGCGATGTTCGGCGCAGCCGAGGGGCTCTCATGGGCCGTGACGATCGGTGCCATTGACGCCACGCAGGCAAAAGCGGAACTGCGCGACGCGATAGTAGGGATGGTGGAGAAGGGATGA
- a CDS encoding DUF3750 domain-containing protein — MFLIKTLSLSFLCITLLSLAVSVGLAVYHHDPEAQRGWWAARSDSAGLAPDPRKNAGLAVVQVYAAPTWGWKGVVAVHPWIIYKRAGETHYHRYEVISWGAGKKVRHNRNAPDGYWYGSKPRLLVEHRGTQAEAMIPQIEAAITSWPWPETYRVWPGPNSNTFIAHIGREVPALKLDMPANAIGKDFRSLRHIVGLPPSGRGVQISVLGVAGITLGAEEGLEVNVLGLNMGVDVSPLKLRLPFIGGVGRDNLQKNREGGEQ; from the coding sequence ATGTTCCTGATTAAAACACTTTCGCTGAGTTTTCTTTGCATTACCCTGCTTTCACTTGCCGTGAGCGTCGGTCTGGCGGTGTATCACCACGACCCCGAGGCGCAGCGAGGGTGGTGGGCCGCCCGCAGCGACTCTGCGGGGCTGGCGCCCGATCCCCGCAAAAACGCCGGGTTGGCGGTGGTGCAGGTTTACGCCGCCCCGACCTGGGGCTGGAAAGGCGTGGTCGCAGTGCATCCGTGGATAATCTATAAGCGCGCCGGAGAAACGCACTATCACCGCTATGAAGTCATTAGCTGGGGAGCGGGTAAGAAAGTGCGACACAACCGCAATGCGCCAGACGGCTACTGGTATGGTTCGAAACCCCGTCTGCTGGTGGAACATCGCGGGACACAGGCCGAAGCGATGATCCCGCAAATTGAAGCCGCTATCACCTCCTGGCCCTGGCCTGAGACTTATCGCGTCTGGCCTGGGCCAAACAGCAATACGTTTATCGCCCATATCGGCCGGGAAGTTCCGGCGCTGAAACTGGATATGCCCGCTAACGCTATTGGTAAGGATTTCCGCTCGCTGCGCCATATCGTTGGTTTGCCGCCGTCAGGGCGCGGCGTTCAGATCTCCGTGTTGGGCGTGGCGGGGATCACGCTGGGCGCGGAAGAGGGCCTTGAGGTCAATGTGCTGGGGCTGAATATGGGCGTGGATGTCTCGCCGCTGAAACTGAGGCTGCCATTTATTGGCGGGGTGGGACGCGACAATTTGCAGAAAAACCGCGAAGGCGGCGAGCAATAA
- the ychF gene encoding redox-regulated ATPase YchF, with product MGFKCGIVGLPNVGKSTLFNALTKAGIEAANFPFCTIEPNTGVVPMPDPRLDKIAEIVKPQRILPTTMEFVDIAGLVKGASKGEGLGNQFLTNIRETEAIGHVVRCFENDNIIHVAGKVNPAEDIDTINTELALSDLDTCERAIHRISKKAKGGDKDAKAELAVLEKCLPQLENAGMLRALDLSKEEKDLIKYLSFLTLKPTMYIANVNEDGFENNPFLDQVREIAAKEGSVVVPVCAAVESDIAELDDEERDEFMQELGLEEPGLNRVIRAGYSLLNLQTYFTAGVKEVRAWTIPVGATAPQAAGKIHTDFEKGFIRAQTIAYDDFITYKGEQGAKEAGKMRAEGKDYIVKDGDIMNFLFNV from the coding sequence ATGGGATTCAAATGCGGTATCGTCGGCTTGCCGAACGTCGGTAAATCCACTCTGTTCAATGCGCTGACCAAAGCAGGTATTGAGGCGGCGAACTTCCCGTTCTGTACCATTGAGCCGAACACCGGCGTCGTGCCTATGCCCGATCCGCGTCTGGACAAGATTGCCGAGATAGTCAAGCCGCAGCGCATTCTGCCGACCACGATGGAGTTTGTGGACATCGCGGGCCTGGTGAAAGGCGCGTCGAAAGGCGAAGGTCTGGGCAACCAGTTCCTGACCAACATTCGCGAAACCGAAGCTATCGGCCACGTGGTGCGCTGCTTTGAAAACGACAACATCATCCACGTCGCGGGCAAAGTGAACCCGGCAGAAGATATTGACACCATCAATACCGAGCTGGCGCTCTCTGACCTCGACACCTGCGAGCGTGCGATTCATCGCATCTCCAAGAAAGCCAAAGGCGGCGACAAAGACGCCAAAGCCGAGCTGGCCGTGCTGGAAAAATGCCTGCCGCAGCTCGAAAACGCCGGTATGCTGCGCGCGCTGGATCTGAGCAAAGAAGAGAAAGATCTCATCAAATACCTGAGCTTCCTGACGCTCAAGCCGACCATGTACATCGCGAACGTCAACGAAGATGGTTTTGAGAACAACCCGTTCCTCGACCAGGTCCGTGAAATCGCCGCGAAAGAAGGGTCTGTCGTCGTGCCGGTGTGCGCCGCCGTGGAATCCGATATCGCTGAGCTCGACGATGAAGAGCGCGATGAATTCATGCAGGAACTGGGCCTTGAAGAGCCGGGCCTGAACCGCGTGATCCGCGCCGGTTATTCCCTGCTGAACCTGCAAACCTACTTCACCGCAGGCGTGAAAGAAGTGCGCGCATGGACCATCCCGGTTGGCGCGACCGCGCCGCAGGCGGCCGGTAAAATCCACACCGACTTTGAAAAAGGCTTTATCCGCGCGCAAACCATCGCCTATGACGATTTCATCACCTACAAAGGCGAACAGGGCGCGAAAGAAGCGGGCAAAATGCGCGCGGAAGGGAAAGACTACATCGTCAAAGATGGCGACATCATGAACTTCCTGTTCAACGTCTAA